From Actinomyces procaprae:
TCTGCGGCAGGGCGAAGGCGATGCCGGGGATGATGATGCCCGCCAGGGAGTTCATCATGCCCAGATTCTTGATCAGGATGTACAGCGGTGTGATGGCCACCGTCATGGGGAACATGAGCCCGGCCGCGAACAGCATGTACAGGGCGCTGCCGCCCTTGAAGGGGTAGCGGGCGATGACGAAGCTGACCATCAGCCCAAGCGTGACGGTGCCCAGGGTGCCGCAGGCGGCCGCAATCGTGGAGTTGCCGACCTGCTGCCAGAACCCGGAGCTGGTGAGCACCACCCGGTAGTTGTCCACCACCCAGGGGTCGGGCAGGCCCGCGGGATCGGCGGTGATCTGCGAATTGTTGCGGAAGCCGCCGAGGATGACGTAGACGACCGGGGCGAGCAGCGCGGCAATCACCAGCGCGGCCACCAGGTAGACCGCGGGGCTGGCCCATTCCGGCTTGGCCTTGGCGGCCCGCCCGGGGCGGCGCCTTCCGGCGGAGGCGGGCGCGGCGGGGTCGAGGGGCTTGATGGAGGATGCGGCGGCGGTCATCGGCTGCTCCCGGTCAGTGCGCCCTCGGTGTCGCGGCGCAGGACGAATCGTTGATAGGTCAGGGCAATCACCAGGGAGATCAGGAACAGCACCACCGCTACCGCGTTTCCGTAGCCGTAGTTGCCGCTCATGCGCCCGTTGACCACCATGTAGGTGGCCATGGTGGAGGTGCCCGCGGTGGAGGAGATGTACTGCCCCCAGATGATGTAGACCAGGTCGAACAGCTGCAGGGAGCCGATGATCGACAGGAAGCCCCACATGCGCATGGTCGGTCCCAGCAGCGGGATGGTGATCTTGCGCTGAATCTGCCAGTAGGAGGCGCCGTCGACCTTGGCGGCCTCGGTCAGTTCCTCCGGAATGCCCTGCATACCGGCCAGGAAGATGATGACGGCGAAGCCGGCGTACTTCCAGGTCAGGATGAACAACAGGATGGTCAGGGCGGTCTTGGG
This genomic window contains:
- a CDS encoding carbohydrate ABC transporter permease, which codes for MTAAASSIKPLDPAAPASAGRRRPGRAAKAKPEWASPAVYLVAALVIAALLAPVVYVILGGFRNNSQITADPAGLPDPWVVDNYRVVLTSSGFWQQVGNSTIAAACGTLGTVTLGLMVSFVIARYPFKGGSALYMLFAAGLMFPMTVAITPLYILIKNLGMMNSLAGIIIPGIAFALPQTVIILVPFLRAIPKELEEAASLDGCGRMGFFWRVVVPLSAPGVVTTGILTFVGSWNSYMLPLFILTDHSKYTLPLGVQAFASEHSVNTAQVLAFTSLSMIPALVVFSLFERRIVGGLTGAVKG